Proteins from a single region of Chryseobacterium sp. T16E-39:
- a CDS encoding AI-2E family transporter: MNFFKLPFLLKLTLVIISIIGIGYLLELGQSILAPFFLAFLMAMLFLPFANFLEKKIRFPRSVSTVISVLCMLVILAGLIFFFGSQLSSFTKDLPHLRMQFDTVFNGLQNWVSHTFNVKIHEQLDYIDQALNKLLSSSGVILGFTFGIFSTGLGFLIFFILFFIFILNYRRILNNFIVNVFSEKHKASVQEVVSEVRVMTKKYIIGLCIQIIIVSSLTSIVLASLGVKYAILLGVLTGLLNVIPYLGICISLLISCFIAFATATPSTCIYVIIGYIGVHVVDGNIVLPFVVGSKVKINALFSFIGILVGEHLWGISGMFLCIPAIAIIKIIFERVDGLKPWGKLLGEDQKPHKKKKSYKISKNITLKEMD; this comes from the coding sequence ATGAATTTTTTTAAGCTTCCCTTTCTATTAAAACTAACCCTTGTCATTATTTCCATTATAGGTATAGGATACCTTTTAGAGCTGGGACAAAGCATTTTAGCCCCCTTTTTTCTTGCATTTCTAATGGCAATGTTATTTTTACCTTTTGCTAATTTTTTAGAAAAAAAAATTAGATTTCCACGTTCGGTTTCTACGGTGATCTCTGTACTGTGTATGCTGGTCATCTTAGCAGGTTTGATATTTTTCTTTGGGTCTCAATTATCCAGCTTTACCAAAGATCTGCCCCATTTAAGAATGCAATTTGATACTGTTTTCAATGGTCTCCAGAATTGGGTATCTCATACTTTTAATGTTAAAATCCATGAACAATTAGACTATATTGATCAGGCATTAAACAAACTCCTGTCATCATCAGGAGTTATTCTAGGATTTACATTTGGAATATTTTCGACAGGTTTAGGCTTTCTGATATTTTTCATTCTGTTTTTTATCTTCATTTTAAATTACAGAAGAATTTTAAACAACTTTATCGTTAATGTCTTTAGCGAAAAACATAAAGCAAGCGTACAAGAGGTTGTATCTGAAGTCCGTGTAATGACTAAAAAGTACATTATCGGGCTTTGTATTCAGATCATTATTGTTTCCAGCCTTACTTCAATTGTATTGGCCTCGTTAGGAGTAAAATATGCAATTCTTTTAGGGGTCTTAACAGGATTACTTAACGTTATTCCTTATTTAGGAATTTGTATTTCACTTTTAATTTCATGTTTTATTGCTTTTGCAACTGCTACCCCTTCTACCTGTATTTATGTGATCATAGGTTATATTGGAGTACACGTAGTAGATGGAAATATTGTGCTTCCATTTGTTGTAGGTTCAAAAGTTAAGATCAATGCATTATTTTCTTTTATAGGAATTCTAGTAGGTGAACATCTGTGGGGAATTTCCGGAATGTTTCTTTGTATACCGGCAATCGCTATTATCAAAATTATTTTTGAAAGAGTGGATGGTCTGAAACCTTGGGGAAAATTACTTGGAGAAGATCAAAAACCGCATAAAAAGAAAAAAAGTTATAAAATTTCGAAGAATATCACTTTAAAAGAAATGGATTAA
- a CDS encoding MauE/DoxX family redox-associated membrane protein, whose translation MKIIKFIICLLFGLMFLNAGLDKFLHYNPVPKLTEAQIKLYSAFNEIGWVLPLVGTVEIVGGLLFIFPKTRALGAIVILPVMVGIVLHNVYRDPSSTGITISLILFLINIWIIADNSKKYKALVS comes from the coding sequence ATGAAAATAATAAAATTTATCATTTGTTTGCTTTTCGGGCTTATGTTTCTCAACGCCGGACTTGACAAATTTCTTCATTACAATCCAGTGCCAAAATTGACTGAAGCACAAATAAAATTATATTCTGCTTTTAATGAAATTGGCTGGGTACTGCCATTGGTAGGTACAGTAGAAATTGTTGGCGGGCTTCTTTTTATCTTTCCAAAAACAAGAGCCTTGGGTGCCATTGTTATTTTACCTGTAATGGTAGGTATTGTATTGCATAATGTTTACAGAGATCCTTCGTCAACAGGAATTACCATTTCCCTGATTCTTTTTCTGATCAACATTTGGATAATCGCCGACAACAGCAAAAAATACAAAGCTTTGGTAAGCTAA
- a CDS encoding acyl-CoA dehydrogenase family protein — MSNTFSKIRNAIELFRSIDFDQLSAISRKVDLPKLMQNFSKLDDKQLGGLMKMLDSDRKKKELPPIDGDFYDIYHTLTPEQREIQLKVRAFMEKEVKPLVNHYWLRDEFPFELIPKFQKLNICGVTYEGYGCPGMPFLMEGVIAMEMARIDASIATFFGVQSGLAMGSIYICGSEEQKQKWLPQMQKFEKIGAFGLTEPEVGSGAAGGLTATCKKTPEGWILNGEKKWIGNATFADLVIIWARDIDSGEVKGFIVEKDNPGFSVEKIKGKMALRIVQNGLITLKDCLITEENRLQNANSFKDTGKVLRMTRAGVAWMATGCARGAYESALDYTRKREQFGKPIASFQMIQGHLVEMLSNLTAMQTLVFRLSEMQDEGILKDEHASLAKVFCTLRTRDVVSRAREVMGGNGILLEYDVARLVADAEAIYSYEGTKEINSLIVGRSITGFSAFV; from the coding sequence ATGTCTAATACTTTTTCCAAAATCAGAAACGCAATAGAATTATTCAGATCAATAGATTTTGATCAATTAAGTGCAATATCCAGAAAAGTGGATCTTCCTAAGCTGATGCAGAATTTCTCAAAATTAGATGATAAACAATTAGGGGGATTGATGAAAATGCTGGACTCGGACAGAAAGAAAAAAGAACTTCCTCCCATTGATGGTGATTTTTACGATATCTATCACACCCTTACTCCAGAGCAAAGGGAGATTCAGCTTAAAGTAAGAGCCTTTATGGAAAAGGAAGTAAAACCTTTGGTTAATCATTATTGGTTGCGGGATGAATTTCCCTTTGAACTGATTCCGAAATTCCAGAAACTTAATATTTGTGGAGTAACCTACGAAGGATATGGTTGTCCCGGAATGCCTTTTTTAATGGAAGGCGTTATTGCAATGGAGATGGCGAGAATTGACGCTTCAATAGCTACTTTTTTTGGAGTGCAATCAGGACTGGCAATGGGATCTATTTATATCTGCGGTTCTGAGGAGCAAAAACAAAAATGGCTTCCCCAAATGCAAAAATTTGAAAAAATAGGAGCATTTGGATTAACAGAACCCGAGGTTGGATCAGGAGCGGCCGGGGGATTAACCGCGACGTGCAAGAAAACTCCTGAGGGGTGGATCTTAAATGGCGAGAAAAAATGGATTGGAAATGCAACATTCGCGGACCTCGTGATCATTTGGGCAAGAGATATTGATAGCGGAGAAGTTAAAGGATTTATCGTGGAAAAAGATAATCCGGGATTTTCTGTAGAGAAAATTAAAGGTAAAATGGCCCTTCGCATTGTTCAGAATGGATTGATTACCTTAAAAGATTGTTTAATAACAGAAGAGAACAGATTACAAAATGCCAACTCTTTTAAAGATACAGGCAAAGTATTAAGGATGACAAGAGCAGGGGTAGCATGGATGGCTACGGGATGTGCAAGGGGAGCATACGAAAGTGCTTTAGATTATACGAGAAAAAGAGAACAGTTTGGAAAGCCTATTGCTTCATTTCAAATGATTCAAGGGCATCTGGTAGAAATGTTATCAAATCTTACAGCCATGCAGACATTGGTTTTCAGATTGTCTGAAATGCAAGATGAAGGAATTTTAAAAGACGAGCATGCTTCTTTAGCCAAAGTATTTTGTACATTGAGAACCAGAGATGTAGTGTCCAGGGCTCGGGAGGTAATGGGTGGAAATGGAATTTTACTTGAATATGACGTTGCAAGGTTAGTGGCGGATGCCGAAGCGATCTATTCATATGAAGGAACAAAAGAAATCAATTCGCTGATCGTAGGCCGGTCGATTACAGGCTTTAGCGCATTTGTATAA
- a CDS encoding DUF4349 domain-containing protein has translation MKTTYTTLSLSAILLLSIYSCKKGEATAIDYEASATADSASVIVSDSISSAATMNVKDKQFIKTADVSMEVKDVYEATISIEKSVQDLGGFVAHSNLHTNVISEDTYNTSTENAMLVKKYQTENRMQVRVPTAKLGELLTLINSKKLFLNSRSINAEDVTSNIKYAELEAKRIKKTSENISQLKTNKDKVKMGNDNMSEENLQQLSNLNVTDNIKYSTVDIYINEPKIRIAEIAVTNTRNIDNKYKFNFIYDAKNAFVEGFYLIQKIAVGLITIWPVLLIAAGIIYLIRKRKSFKKPTQHISE, from the coding sequence ATGAAAACTACTTACACTACATTGTCATTATCCGCTATCCTTTTACTAAGTATTTATTCTTGTAAAAAAGGAGAAGCAACTGCTATTGACTATGAAGCTTCAGCAACTGCCGATTCAGCTTCCGTTATTGTTTCCGACAGTATTTCTTCTGCTGCAACAATGAATGTAAAAGACAAACAGTTCATTAAAACCGCCGATGTAAGTATGGAAGTGAAAGATGTTTACGAAGCAACAATTTCAATTGAGAAATCGGTTCAGGACTTAGGTGGATTTGTAGCACACAGTAATTTACACACTAATGTCATTTCAGAGGACACTTACAACACTTCTACTGAAAATGCAATGCTTGTCAAAAAATACCAAACCGAAAACAGAATGCAGGTACGTGTTCCCACAGCCAAACTGGGTGAACTGTTAACACTCATCAACAGCAAAAAACTTTTCCTGAATTCAAGATCTATCAATGCTGAAGATGTGACCTCAAATATAAAATATGCAGAACTTGAAGCTAAAAGAATTAAAAAAACAAGTGAAAACATTTCCCAACTCAAAACCAATAAAGACAAGGTGAAAATGGGTAATGATAATATGTCTGAAGAAAATTTACAACAACTTTCCAATCTCAATGTTACCGACAATATTAAATACAGCACCGTTGACATTTACATTAATGAACCCAAAATTCGTATTGCCGAAATCGCTGTTACCAATACAAGGAATATAGATAACAAATATAAATTCAATTTCATTTATGACGCCAAAAATGCTTTTGTAGAAGGATTTTATCTGATTCAGAAAATTGCAGTAGGATTGATCACCATCTGGCCCGTTTTATTAATTGCAGCAGGAATCATTTATCTCATAAGAAAACGAAAATCATTTAAAAAACCAACACAACATATTTCAGAATAA
- a CDS encoding T9SS type A sorting domain-containing protein, which produces MKKITLITVLVLVYNLGFSQVNYYVDKASGNNANNGSATAPWKTIQKAANSATPNSIVNIKAGTYNENVVINVSGTSGNYITFKNYSNDNVIIDGTGTSGSTLLTVTNKSYLKFKNLTIQNKTVNDAQGILVETTGTNSSTDLTFKNITIKNIKWNADKNKPVTENDNAQGLIVYGRNGGITNLTIDGCKVFDNYLGYSEALAVNGNVDGFTVKNCVVHDNTNIGIDILGHEGTASNASLDEARNGVVTNNECYNNVSKYATSAGIYVDGARNIVVERNRSYQNGYGIEVGAEQDGVVQQITVKNNLLYKNNEVGLSIGGFDPDTTGQVINCVIRNNTFFQNDTANKGVGEITMTKASNCIFENNIFYTSSKNVLMSVDPINPQTNNTFNYNCWYTPNNNQNSVMIKWKGATYTSFSAYKTATGQDANSIYANPNLVSPSSTIPDLHLNAASPCINKGKPSTVISAGELDFYGSGRISNTIIDMGASEYTATLGTKTNEILNFGTVSPNPSSGIFNFKLESGKDSNLVSVYDLNGKELKKYKFLANQFSIDLSELKEGIYLVRIESNNSVMTKKVSIKR; this is translated from the coding sequence ATGAAAAAAATCACTCTGATCACAGTATTAGTACTTGTGTACAATCTGGGGTTTTCCCAAGTCAACTACTATGTGGATAAAGCATCCGGAAATAATGCAAATAACGGGAGTGCTACAGCACCTTGGAAAACAATACAAAAAGCAGCCAATAGCGCTACACCGAATAGTATTGTCAATATTAAAGCGGGTACGTACAACGAGAATGTGGTAATCAATGTGAGTGGAACCAGTGGGAACTATATTACCTTTAAAAATTACTCAAATGATAATGTTATCATTGATGGTACAGGGACTTCAGGCTCTACTTTGCTAACCGTTACCAATAAAAGCTATTTAAAATTTAAAAATTTAACGATTCAAAATAAAACAGTAAACGACGCACAAGGTATACTTGTTGAAACTACAGGAACAAATTCATCAACAGATCTGACTTTTAAAAATATCACCATAAAAAATATCAAATGGAATGCCGATAAGAATAAACCCGTAACTGAGAATGATAATGCTCAGGGTCTTATTGTTTATGGTAGAAATGGAGGTATAACCAACCTTACTATAGACGGATGTAAAGTATTTGATAATTATTTAGGATATAGTGAAGCATTAGCTGTAAATGGAAATGTGGATGGATTTACAGTGAAAAACTGTGTGGTACACGATAATACAAATATTGGAATTGATATATTGGGGCATGAGGGAACAGCGTCCAATGCATCTTTGGATGAGGCGAGAAATGGAGTAGTGACTAATAATGAATGTTATAATAATGTTTCGAAATATGCGACTTCTGCAGGGATTTATGTTGATGGGGCAAGAAATATTGTGGTAGAGAGAAATAGAAGTTATCAGAATGGATATGGAATTGAGGTTGGTGCAGAGCAAGATGGGGTGGTTCAACAAATTACGGTAAAAAACAATTTATTATACAAGAATAATGAAGTAGGTCTTTCAATAGGAGGATTTGATCCTGATACTACCGGGCAGGTTATTAATTGTGTTATTAGAAATAATACATTTTTTCAAAACGACACAGCAAATAAGGGAGTAGGAGAAATTACCATGACCAAAGCATCGAATTGTATCTTCGAAAATAATATTTTTTATACAAGTTCGAAAAATGTTTTAATGTCTGTCGATCCGATTAATCCACAAACGAATAATACATTTAATTATAATTGTTGGTATACTCCAAACAATAATCAAAATAGCGTAATGATTAAGTGGAAAGGGGCAACTTATACTTCGTTTTCAGCTTATAAAACAGCAACAGGTCAAGATGCAAATTCTATTTATGCCAACCCAAATTTGGTATCACCTTCAAGTACAATACCTGATTTGCACTTAAATGCAGCAAGTCCTTGTATCAATAAAGGGAAACCTTCCACTGTCATTTCCGCAGGAGAATTGGATTTTTATGGATCTGGTAGAATTTCAAATACAATAATCGACATGGGAGCAAGTGAATACACTGCTACATTAGGGACTAAAACAAATGAAATTTTAAATTTTGGAACGGTTTCTCCTAATCCGTCAAGCGGTATTTTTAATTTTAAATTAGAATCTGGAAAAGATTCAAATCTTGTTAGCGTTTACGACTTAAACGGAAAGGAATTAAAAAAATACAAATTTTTAGCAAACCAATTTTCAATTGATCTATCAGAGCTGAAGGAAGGTATTTATCTCGTTAGGATAGAAAGTAATAATTCTGTAATGACAAAAAAAGTGAGTATCAAAAGATAA
- the pgi gene encoding glucose-6-phosphate isomerase, with protein sequence MLSKINPIQTNSWKALDEHFAGNDFDLRTLFKYNENRFEEFSLKRDNFLFDYSKNLIDSRTKELLLNLAEECQLKDAISKMFSGDKINETEGRAVLHTALRDFSDKEILVDGENIKPQIRKVLDHMKSFSEKIISGEHKGFSGKEITDVVNIGIGGSDLGPVMVCSALKHFKTRLDVHFVSNVDGNHIAEVVKNLNPETTLFIIASKTFTTQETMTNANSAKDWFLKAGKQEDVAKHFVALSTNIEAVKKFGIAEENIFEFWDWVGGRYSLWSAIGLSIVLAVGYENFEDLLKGAFDTDQHFQNTDFSENIPVLMGLIGIWYRNFYAATTYAILPYSQYLDRFAAYLQQGDMESNGKCVDRNGEFVEYETGPIIWGEPGTNGQHAFYQLIHQGTELIPADFIAYAKSSNKVSDHQDKLLANFFAQTEALAFGKNEEEVEEELKNSGKSDEEIDRLLNFKVFHGNTPTNSIIFKELTPFSLGQLIAMYEHKIFVQGVIWNIFSFDQFGVELGKVLANKILPELESNGSIDSHDSSTNGLINYYKGNK encoded by the coding sequence ATGCTATCAAAAATAAATCCTATACAAACGAACAGCTGGAAAGCACTTGACGAACACTTTGCAGGAAATGATTTCGACTTAAGAACTCTTTTTAAGTACAATGAAAATCGTTTTGAAGAATTCTCATTAAAAAGAGATAATTTTCTTTTTGATTACTCTAAGAACCTGATTGACTCAAGAACTAAGGAATTGCTTTTAAACCTGGCTGAAGAATGTCAGCTAAAAGATGCAATATCCAAAATGTTCAGTGGAGATAAGATCAATGAAACAGAAGGCAGAGCAGTTCTCCATACAGCTTTGAGGGATTTTTCAGATAAAGAAATTTTGGTTGACGGTGAAAATATAAAACCGCAGATTAGAAAAGTACTTGATCACATGAAGTCTTTCTCCGAGAAAATTATTTCAGGTGAACACAAAGGTTTTAGTGGAAAAGAAATCACAGATGTTGTAAATATCGGAATCGGAGGTTCTGATCTTGGTCCCGTAATGGTTTGTTCAGCTTTAAAGCATTTTAAAACAAGATTAGATGTTCATTTTGTATCTAATGTAGATGGGAACCATATTGCAGAAGTTGTTAAAAACTTAAATCCTGAAACGACTTTATTTATTATTGCATCAAAAACGTTTACTACCCAGGAAACAATGACCAATGCTAATTCAGCAAAGGACTGGTTTTTGAAAGCAGGAAAACAGGAAGATGTCGCTAAACATTTCGTAGCCTTATCCACTAATATTGAAGCCGTTAAAAAATTCGGAATCGCAGAAGAGAACATCTTTGAATTCTGGGACTGGGTTGGTGGAAGATATTCCCTTTGGAGTGCAATTGGATTAAGCATCGTTTTAGCAGTAGGTTATGAAAATTTTGAAGACCTATTAAAAGGTGCTTTCGATACGGACCAACATTTCCAAAATACAGATTTCTCTGAAAACATCCCTGTTCTAATGGGGCTTATAGGAATATGGTACCGCAATTTTTATGCTGCAACAACCTATGCTATTCTTCCGTACTCCCAATATCTTGACAGGTTTGCTGCTTATCTACAGCAAGGAGATATGGAAAGTAACGGAAAATGTGTGGATAGAAATGGAGAATTCGTTGAATATGAAACGGGCCCAATTATTTGGGGAGAACCGGGAACAAACGGACAGCATGCTTTTTACCAGCTTATTCACCAGGGTACCGAATTAATTCCGGCAGATTTTATTGCCTATGCAAAAAGCAGTAATAAAGTTTCTGATCACCAGGATAAGTTGCTGGCAAACTTTTTTGCACAGACAGAAGCCCTAGCTTTTGGTAAAAACGAAGAAGAGGTAGAAGAAGAATTAAAAAATTCCGGGAAATCTGACGAAGAAATTGACAGATTATTAAACTTCAAGGTTTTCCATGGAAACACACCTACTAACTCAATAATATTCAAAGAACTAACTCCTTTTTCACTGGGACAGTTAATTGCAATGTATGAGCACAAAATATTTGTGCAGGGAGTAATTTGGAATATTTTCAGCTTTGATCAATTTGGGGTAGAGCTTGGAAAAGTTTTAGCGAACAAAATTTTACCCGAACTCGAAAGTAATGGATCTATTGATTCGCATGACAGCTCTACAAACGGGTTGATCAATTATTATAAAGGAAATAAGTAA
- a CDS encoding bifunctional 5,10-methylenetetrahydrofolate dehydrogenase/5,10-methenyltetrahydrofolate cyclohydrolase has product MAEILDGLKISKEIKAEIKVEVEKILESKKRAPHLVAILVGNNGASKAYVNAKVKDCEEVGFQSSLIKFPSTVAESELLEKIEELNKSKAVDGFIVQLPLPDQIDQEKIINAIDPRKDVDGFHPENFGKMALEMDTFLPATPFGILTLLERYNIETKGKDCVIIGRSKIVGRPMSILMGRKDFPGNSTVTLTHSYTKDIEEYTKKADIVITALGDPHFLKGEMIKDGAVIVDVGITRVDDDSPKGYYLAGDVDFDSCAAKASWITPVPGGVGPMTRAMLMKNTIIAYKTSVYND; this is encoded by the coding sequence ATGGCAGAAATTCTTGACGGACTAAAAATATCCAAAGAAATCAAAGCGGAAATCAAGGTTGAAGTTGAAAAAATCCTTGAAAGCAAAAAAAGAGCACCACATTTAGTGGCCATTCTTGTTGGAAATAATGGAGCCAGCAAAGCTTATGTCAATGCTAAAGTGAAAGATTGTGAGGAGGTAGGATTTCAGTCGAGCCTGATTAAATTTCCGAGTACGGTTGCAGAATCTGAATTGTTGGAGAAAATCGAGGAATTGAATAAATCTAAAGCAGTTGACGGATTCATTGTTCAGCTACCTTTACCTGACCAGATCGATCAGGAAAAAATCATTAATGCTATTGATCCAAGAAAAGATGTTGACGGCTTCCATCCTGAAAATTTTGGAAAAATGGCACTGGAAATGGATACCTTCTTGCCTGCAACTCCATTTGGAATTTTAACGCTATTAGAAAGATATAATATTGAAACAAAAGGTAAGGACTGTGTAATTATCGGCAGAAGTAAAATTGTAGGGAGACCTATGAGTATTTTGATGGGAAGAAAAGATTTTCCCGGAAACTCTACTGTAACGCTTACACACTCTTATACCAAAGACATTGAAGAGTATACTAAGAAAGCAGACATCGTAATTACTGCGTTAGGAGATCCTCACTTCTTAAAAGGTGAAATGATCAAAGACGGAGCGGTAATTGTAGATGTAGGAATTACAAGAGTAGATGATGACTCTCCTAAGGGATATTACCTTGCCGGTGATGTAGATTTTGACAGTTGTGCTGCAAAGGCAAGCTGGATAACCCCTGTTCCCGGTGGAGTTGGTCCTATGACAAGAGCTATGTTGATGAAAAATACCATCATCGCTTACAAAACTTCAGTCTATAATGACTAA